From Verrucomicrobiota bacterium, one genomic window encodes:
- a CDS encoding transposase: protein MRRSPRQYDIEFKRRAVQMILDGRPRMEVARDLDVPESCLRRWKKGLPGELDKQTALGEPRASELAAENARLRRELNAMTEQRDILKKTIRIFDEMDSRNGRR from the coding sequence ATGAGAAGAAGTCCCCGACAATACGACATAGAGTTCAAGCGCCGAGCCGTTCAAATGATTCTCGACGGCCGCCCCAGGATGGAGGTGGCCAGAGACTTGGACGTGCCCGAAAGCTGCCTCAGAAGATGGAAGAAGGGCCTGCCCGGAGAGCTTGACAAGCAAACTGCTCTTGGCGAGCCAAGAGCCAGCGAGCTCGCTGCCGAGAACGCTAGGCTCCGCAGGGAGCTCAACGCGATGACCGAGCAGCGAGACATACTAAAAAAAACGATACGCATCTTCGACGAGA